Proteins encoded in a region of the Stieleria neptunia genome:
- a CDS encoding sulfatase-like hydrolase/transferase, which produces MKSLSAIAVVLLSSSVASAASSEWPNIVVFLTDDQGYGDLGCYGSEVIATPNIDRLCAEGMKFTSFYVHNRCSPTRAAFMTGCHAPRVGVDNVVYRRERTGLHTDEITVAELLKTAGYATGIVGKWHLGEWEDFNPVNHGFDSFFGFMDCDDKKTTAIYRNKEIVEKIKHKTDGTHSPKLLAAGIEFIKQHKEQPFFLYYASPLPHVKWLPHPRFKGSSKQGIYGDVVQEIDWQVGELMKTLEELDLTENTLVVFASDNGPQLNVEGYGSAGVLRDGKWTNFEGGIRVPCIMRWPSAIPPNSTNDEITAIIDLLPTFCSIASVAPPADRVIDGRNILPYMRGEQVDTPIHDTFIVPGASIRHGGWKLLVKGQKPGGGKSDRVGKTDRVPAPAGSLFNLKVDPSESTNVAAEYPDQVAELTNRMNDFMKDLDAHSRPIGSLSTESGK; this is translated from the coding sequence ATGAAATCCCTCTCTGCTATAGCAGTTGTCCTGCTATCCTCTTCGGTTGCGTCTGCAGCGAGTTCCGAGTGGCCGAACATCGTTGTCTTTCTGACGGACGATCAAGGATACGGTGATCTGGGTTGCTATGGATCAGAAGTCATTGCGACGCCGAATATTGACCGACTGTGCGCCGAAGGCATGAAATTTACCAGCTTCTATGTCCACAACCGCTGTTCACCCACACGTGCTGCCTTTATGACCGGCTGTCATGCTCCCCGAGTGGGTGTTGATAACGTGGTCTACCGGAGAGAAAGAACCGGACTTCACACCGATGAAATCACTGTCGCCGAGCTTCTTAAGACTGCGGGCTATGCGACCGGCATCGTCGGAAAATGGCATCTGGGCGAGTGGGAGGATTTCAATCCGGTAAACCATGGCTTCGACAGCTTCTTCGGTTTCATGGACTGCGATGACAAGAAGACAACCGCAATCTATCGCAATAAGGAAATTGTCGAGAAGATTAAACACAAGACGGACGGAACCCACTCGCCAAAGCTACTCGCCGCTGGCATTGAGTTCATCAAACAGCACAAAGAACAGCCCTTCTTCCTTTACTACGCTTCACCACTGCCGCATGTGAAGTGGCTTCCCCATCCCCGTTTCAAGGGAAGCTCCAAACAAGGTATCTACGGAGATGTGGTGCAGGAGATTGATTGGCAAGTCGGTGAGTTGATGAAAACACTCGAAGAACTCGACCTCACCGAGAACACGCTCGTCGTCTTTGCGTCCGATAACGGACCGCAGCTCAACGTGGAAGGTTACGGGAGTGCTGGAGTGCTGCGAGACGGCAAATGGACTAACTTTGAAGGCGGTATTCGAGTTCCCTGCATCATGCGGTGGCCAAGCGCGATTCCCCCGAATTCGACCAATGATGAAATCACCGCGATCATCGACCTGCTTCCGACGTTTTGTTCCATCGCAAGTGTGGCCCCGCCAGCGGACCGAGTGATCGACGGTCGCAACATCCTTCCTTACATGCGAGGTGAGCAAGTTGACACGCCGATTCATGACACCTTCATCGTGCCTGGTGCCAGCATTCGCCACGGGGGCTGGAAGCTGCTTGTCAAAGGCCAAAAACCCGGCGGCGGAAAGTCAGATCGGGTCGGAAAGACAGATCGAGTCCCCGCACCCGCTGGATCGCTTTTTAACCTGAAAGTCGATCCGAGTGAATCAACCAACGTTGCCGCCGAGTACCCAGATCAGGTCGCCGAGCTGACCAATAGGATGAACGATTTCATGAAAGACCTCGATGCACATTCTCGCCCCATTGGAAGCCTGTCAACGGAGAGCGGCAAGTAA
- a CDS encoding sulfatase family protein → MKPTFLAVTIFCVTVTLSHGQSTAQRPPNIVFMFADDLGYGDLGCYGHPYARTPALDQLAKEGTRFTQFYVTGVTCNPSRTGLMTGLFPARFPKYAADFGFGERVTITELLKKRGYRTSHFGKWHIGPDDAHGTYGIDTVQVIGKSRDKTTGDTGRDDDLYSAAIDFIRENRDGPFYVNVWGHATHFPVNSADGLVAEFNDVTVDRNEFSPTMQHKFDECVKIGGDLDESMQQYLGDVYQIDRNVNRLLKTLDELGLRDNTIVVFSSDHGPAPVILGKQGAREYSKNMLGYAGEFRGGKHEQYEGGTRVPFIIRWPDKVEAGRVDTQNVCSFIDWMPTLCSIAGIEALPKKFDGEDMSDIWFGADRPRTKPLFWKTSSTGGTPAIRDGKWKLHLPRKQRGEPELYDLSIDPSESNNVAPEHPEIVKQLSVKVKAWGATLPTKYTKTKDKQD, encoded by the coding sequence ATGAAACCAACATTTCTCGCAGTGACGATCTTTTGCGTGACCGTCACCCTATCGCACGGCCAGTCAACGGCGCAGCGACCGCCGAACATCGTCTTCATGTTCGCTGATGATCTTGGTTACGGCGACCTCGGCTGCTACGGGCATCCATATGCGAGGACGCCCGCGCTTGATCAACTGGCTAAAGAAGGAACGCGGTTCACGCAGTTTTATGTGACGGGCGTAACCTGTAATCCGAGCCGCACGGGACTGATGACGGGGCTGTTCCCAGCTCGATTCCCGAAGTACGCAGCCGATTTTGGTTTCGGCGAGCGTGTGACGATCACCGAATTGCTGAAGAAACGCGGCTATCGGACGAGTCACTTCGGCAAGTGGCATATTGGCCCGGATGATGCGCACGGCACGTACGGTATCGATACAGTACAAGTCATCGGCAAGAGCCGCGACAAGACCACCGGTGACACCGGGCGTGACGACGACCTGTATTCGGCCGCGATCGACTTCATTCGCGAAAACAGGGACGGGCCCTTCTACGTCAACGTTTGGGGACACGCGACACACTTCCCTGTCAATTCTGCCGACGGACTGGTCGCTGAGTTCAACGATGTCACCGTCGACCGGAACGAATTCTCGCCGACTATGCAGCACAAGTTCGATGAGTGCGTGAAGATCGGCGGCGACCTCGATGAATCCATGCAGCAATACCTCGGCGATGTCTACCAGATCGATCGCAACGTGAATCGTCTGTTGAAGACGCTGGACGAACTTGGGTTGCGGGATAACACCATCGTCGTGTTTTCCAGCGATCACGGCCCCGCACCCGTGATACTGGGCAAGCAGGGGGCCCGCGAGTATTCGAAGAACATGCTCGGCTACGCGGGCGAATTCCGCGGCGGCAAGCACGAGCAATACGAGGGCGGAACGCGCGTGCCGTTCATCATCCGTTGGCCCGACAAGGTCGAAGCCGGTCGAGTCGATACCCAAAACGTCTGCTCGTTCATCGACTGGATGCCGACTTTGTGTTCCATTGCCGGAATCGAAGCACTACCGAAGAAATTCGACGGCGAAGACATGTCCGACATCTGGTTCGGAGCCGATCGCCCGCGAACAAAGCCACTGTTCTGGAAGACCAGCTCCACCGGCGGCACGCCTGCCATCCGAGATGGGAAATGGAAACTCCATCTGCCCCGCAAGCAACGCGGCGAACCGGAACTCTACGACTTGTCGATCGACCCGAGCGAAAGCAACAACGTGGCCCCAGAACATCCTGAGATCGTGAAACAGTTGTCCGTGAAGGTCAAAGCCTGGGGCGCCACGCTGCCGACGAAGTACACCAAAACCAAGGACAAACAAGATTGA
- a CDS encoding sulfatase: MTNMNKIWLVFLLIVSSFGVTRADAADQPMNVLFLVADDLNSWLLDDADRYAGKVVAPNLRKLADSGVNFTRAYTAAPVCSPSRTAFFSGIAPWKSGIYNNAQTINKSEVVNGAEVLSLAGLFKKNGYGTFGYGKITHGWDQKEHWDDKVGHKRDPAPPGAPLAGLSRGEQDWGMIHLTEEQMNDTGGASKAIAVLEKQHDKPFFLAYGTFNPHMPWYVPKKYFDMYPLDQIVLPELKEDDLDDLSPLAKAVSDGIGSFADKVIESGQHKEAVQAYLATTTYVDTQFGRVLDALENSPYKDNTIVVFLTDHGFHLGEKHHWQKTTLWEEGTHTLLMFRAPGVSQTSDMSERFVSLMDIYPTLAELCGLAPPAYIDGRSLVPLLKDPKAPWESTAITGLCDKSKTDLAYISIRNELGRYTRYGANEEEFYDTTKDPHEWTNQIDTPEYATTVKTLRALVPSFEEAAQPLPSALTKERRETREKKKEKK, encoded by the coding sequence ATGACAAATATGAACAAAATCTGGTTGGTATTCCTGCTGATTGTCTCATCGTTTGGTGTCACCAGGGCCGACGCGGCTGATCAGCCGATGAATGTGCTGTTTCTGGTTGCCGATGATTTGAACAGTTGGCTGCTGGACGATGCGGATCGCTACGCGGGTAAAGTCGTCGCGCCGAACCTTCGCAAGCTGGCTGACAGTGGAGTCAACTTCACACGCGCGTACACCGCAGCGCCGGTTTGTTCGCCTTCTCGCACCGCATTCTTTTCTGGCATCGCGCCCTGGAAGTCCGGGATCTACAACAACGCGCAGACCATCAACAAGAGTGAGGTCGTGAACGGGGCCGAAGTGCTATCACTGGCAGGACTGTTCAAGAAGAACGGCTACGGCACTTTTGGGTACGGCAAAATCACCCACGGCTGGGACCAGAAAGAACACTGGGATGACAAAGTTGGCCACAAACGCGATCCGGCTCCTCCCGGTGCGCCGCTGGCTGGACTCAGCAGGGGGGAACAGGATTGGGGGATGATCCATCTCACCGAGGAACAAATGAATGACACCGGCGGGGCCAGTAAGGCAATCGCAGTCCTGGAGAAGCAACACGACAAGCCATTCTTTCTGGCGTACGGCACGTTCAATCCGCACATGCCCTGGTATGTCCCGAAAAAGTATTTTGACATGTACCCTCTGGACCAGATTGTCCTTCCCGAGCTTAAGGAGGATGACCTGGACGACCTTTCTCCTTTGGCCAAAGCGGTGAGTGACGGGATCGGGAGCTTCGCCGACAAGGTCATCGAGTCTGGCCAGCACAAAGAGGCGGTGCAGGCCTACCTGGCCACAACTACCTACGTCGACACTCAGTTCGGGCGTGTCCTCGACGCCCTCGAAAACAGTCCGTACAAGGACAACACGATTGTGGTCTTCCTCACTGATCACGGATTTCACCTTGGAGAAAAACATCACTGGCAAAAGACGACGCTCTGGGAGGAGGGCACGCACACTTTGTTGATGTTTCGCGCGCCTGGAGTCAGCCAAACCAGCGACATGTCTGAACGGTTCGTTTCCCTGATGGACATCTATCCGACGCTTGCGGAACTCTGCGGCCTCGCGCCGCCCGCGTACATCGATGGACGCTCGTTAGTTCCGCTGCTCAAGGACCCAAAGGCCCCGTGGGAAAGCACCGCCATCACCGGTTTGTGCGATAAAAGCAAAACAGATCTGGCCTACATCAGCATCCGCAACGAACTCGGACGCTACACCCGTTACGGGGCGAACGAAGAGGAATTCTACGACACCACCAAGGACCCTCATGAGTGGACTAACCAGATCGACACCCCGGAATACGCCACCACCGTCAAAACGCTCCGCGCCCTGGTCCCCAGTTTCGAGGAGGCTGCTCAACCTCTTCCCTCTGCCCTGACCAAGGAGCGCAGGGAAACCCGAGAAAAGAAGAAAGAGAAAAAATAG
- a CDS encoding sulfatase gives MNLPTQFFFTIVFLASYAAHLSAAETRPNIVFLAVDDMNDFVGCLESRPGAVTPNIDRLASRGACFTNAHTAGVFCAPSRAAIFSGQHASTTGCYNTPNYFVHHPEIESLQMSFAKAGYTTLGAGKLFHHPAGAIDKRGWTKFFLRNQFQREGGWALESWSSDTPVPQPFPASIYNQGKEITGGLFLEWGAISNDQEEEMADTIRANWAVEQLGQTHDKPFFLACGFYAPHYPNYCPQKYFDLYDRDAIETPAFKEDDLDDLPDKIRRQRQNRKALHYDKLVAMGAWKDALHGYLACTSYADAMVGRILDALQASPSADNTIVVLWSDHGYHLGEKGQWGKHTLWQRTSNVPFVWAGPGVAEGARTDVTVSLIDIYPTLVEKCNLPTPHQELEGVSLAATLNQPAEAEDRTVYLPYMNPGEYAVMNRDWRYIHYDDTNQELYNVKEDPHEWNNLVSDPQYADVITTLQASAPKEFADPEPKLNARRDLVVEGEAFRWEKGKGNYVPHPKYLPYTDPAKKQVQPKRD, from the coding sequence ATGAACCTACCCACGCAATTCTTTTTCACCATCGTTTTCTTGGCAAGCTATGCTGCCCATCTGTCGGCAGCCGAGACGCGACCCAATATCGTGTTTCTGGCGGTGGACGACATGAACGATTTCGTCGGATGTCTGGAGTCACGCCCGGGTGCGGTCACACCCAACATCGATCGGCTTGCCTCTCGTGGCGCGTGCTTTACCAATGCACACACCGCCGGCGTGTTTTGTGCGCCCAGTCGGGCGGCTATTTTTTCCGGCCAGCACGCTTCGACAACCGGATGCTACAACACGCCGAATTACTTTGTGCATCATCCAGAGATTGAATCGCTGCAAATGAGCTTTGCCAAAGCGGGCTACACGACGCTGGGCGCTGGCAAGCTGTTTCATCATCCTGCCGGAGCGATTGACAAGCGTGGTTGGACAAAGTTTTTTCTGCGAAATCAGTTCCAACGTGAAGGCGGTTGGGCTCTGGAATCGTGGAGCAGCGACACGCCCGTGCCACAGCCCTTTCCGGCCAGCATCTACAACCAAGGCAAAGAGATCACCGGAGGACTGTTCCTGGAATGGGGAGCGATTTCGAACGACCAGGAAGAGGAAATGGCCGACACGATACGAGCCAACTGGGCTGTCGAACAACTGGGGCAAACACACGACAAGCCGTTTTTTTTAGCCTGCGGCTTCTATGCTCCTCATTACCCCAACTACTGTCCGCAGAAGTATTTTGATTTGTACGATCGAGACGCCATCGAGACTCCGGCGTTCAAAGAAGATGACTTGGACGACCTGCCGGACAAGATTCGTAGGCAACGCCAGAATCGCAAGGCCCTTCACTATGACAAACTGGTTGCGATGGGTGCCTGGAAAGACGCGCTGCACGGATACCTTGCCTGCACCAGCTACGCCGATGCAATGGTTGGACGAATTTTGGATGCACTCCAAGCAAGCCCCTCTGCCGACAATACCATCGTCGTGCTGTGGAGCGATCACGGTTATCACCTCGGTGAAAAAGGCCAGTGGGGCAAACACACGTTGTGGCAGCGGACCTCCAACGTGCCGTTCGTGTGGGCCGGCCCCGGCGTGGCCGAAGGTGCTCGAACGGACGTGACGGTCAGCCTGATCGACATCTATCCGACGCTGGTTGAAAAATGCAATTTACCGACACCGCATCAGGAGCTGGAAGGCGTTTCGCTGGCAGCGACACTGAATCAGCCCGCCGAAGCCGAAGACCGAACGGTGTATCTGCCCTACATGAACCCCGGTGAATACGCGGTCATGAATCGCGACTGGCGTTACATCCATTACGACGACACGAACCAGGAACTGTACAACGTCAAAGAAGATCCGCACGAGTGGAACAACCTGGTGTCCGATCCGCAATACGCTGACGTCATCACCACGCTGCAGGCTTCAGCACCGAAGGAATTCGCTGATCCGGAACCCAAGTTGAACGCGAGGCGTGATTTGGTCGTCGAGGGCGAAGCGTTCCGCTGGGAGAAAGGCAAAGGTAACTACGTTCCCCATCCAAAGTACTTGCCCTACACCGACCCTGCAAAGAAGCAAGTACAGCCGAAGAGAGATTGA
- a CDS encoding Gfo/Idh/MocA family protein, whose amino-acid sequence MNSSPQNHASRRTALKSIGATTALAASGVLPSTIYAAPSTSASDKLRVGLIGAGGRAKWLTRALSRESHRAELVAVSDCYLPQIDALAADNEKDPTAGDSWRRYQNYEQMFEQEDLDAVMIATPDHVRVRAAIIACTKGLDVYAEKPLSFSIPEGRTLVKAVRKHERILQVGTQQRSTPINQYACEFIRDGGLGKVATILVKKYSGSRPATGLARQPVPEGMDWNRFCDQATLLDYHEQLHRRWRNFDTFTGGPICDRGSHALDMVHLAMGWENVAPTRIEPTTEAENDRDRGVRLYYPDGTVIRLESTDGPAFGGIFIGERGKIEINRGRFACNPKDLLQPFTGSQTESHVGNWLDCIETREQPNAPVEVGHLITSVAHLINICRITGRTINWDATKEQIIGDDAANALLIKERRPEFSLPSV is encoded by the coding sequence ATGAACTCATCACCTCAAAATCACGCTTCACGTCGAACGGCGTTGAAATCAATCGGCGCGACCACCGCGTTGGCCGCGTCTGGCGTCTTACCGTCAACGATTTATGCCGCACCGTCAACTTCCGCTAGCGACAAGTTACGCGTTGGATTGATCGGCGCTGGCGGGCGGGCCAAGTGGCTGACGCGCGCGCTGTCTCGCGAATCCCATCGAGCCGAATTGGTTGCCGTAAGCGATTGTTACCTTCCGCAGATCGACGCCCTTGCGGCTGATAACGAGAAGGATCCGACGGCCGGTGATTCCTGGCGACGCTATCAGAACTACGAACAAATGTTTGAGCAGGAAGATCTCGATGCGGTCATGATCGCGACTCCGGATCATGTGCGCGTGCGAGCGGCAATCATCGCCTGCACCAAGGGCCTGGATGTCTACGCGGAAAAACCGCTCAGTTTCAGCATTCCGGAAGGTCGTACACTGGTCAAAGCGGTGCGAAAGCACGAACGCATTTTACAGGTGGGCACGCAGCAACGCAGCACGCCGATCAATCAATATGCGTGCGAGTTCATTCGTGACGGTGGACTTGGGAAAGTCGCCACGATCCTCGTGAAGAAGTACTCAGGCTCTCGGCCTGCGACCGGCCTCGCCCGACAACCCGTTCCCGAAGGAATGGATTGGAATCGATTTTGTGACCAGGCAACGTTGCTCGATTATCACGAACAGCTTCATCGTCGGTGGCGAAATTTCGATACCTTCACAGGAGGCCCCATCTGTGATCGTGGGTCGCACGCGCTGGACATGGTTCATTTGGCGATGGGTTGGGAGAACGTCGCCCCCACTCGGATTGAACCCACCACAGAAGCGGAGAATGACAGGGATCGCGGTGTGAGGTTGTATTACCCGGACGGCACCGTCATTCGACTGGAAAGCACCGACGGACCGGCCTTTGGCGGAATCTTTATTGGCGAACGCGGCAAAATCGAAATCAATCGTGGGCGTTTTGCCTGCAACCCGAAGGACTTGCTTCAGCCTTTTACCGGCTCTCAAACTGAATCGCATGTCGGCAACTGGCTGGATTGCATTGAAACCCGCGAACAGCCCAACGCTCCGGTGGAAGTCGGCCATCTGATTACCAGCGTCGCGCACCTGATCAACATCTGTCGCATCACGGGCCGCACGATCAACTGGGACGCCACCAAAGAACAAATCATCGGCGATGACGCCGCCAATGCATTGCTGATTAAAGAACGACGTCCCGAGTTTTCACTTCCCAGCGTTTAG
- a CDS encoding 3-keto-disaccharide hydrolase, with amino-acid sequence MLSHFLRCSDRAKTQRYYSIIAFVTISFCCGSVVADDWTTLFEGDSLGDWKPSRDNTQFAISDGVIVGTSSDQTHFLHTVETYGDFELELEVKLHDTDLNSGVQIRTALTRKNPKGEPRESIHGPQVDLGRSPGRSGHIFNQGNGAWITPKEDWTRNELMVNGEWNKLRVLAVGPRIQTWINGKQVADVTDDEAYAKYPSGVIALQVHGVKKSPERPRHVSFRSIRIRRIESSK; translated from the coding sequence ATGCTTTCCCATTTCCTCCGTTGTTCGGATCGCGCGAAAACGCAACGGTATTACTCAATCATCGCATTCGTGACGATCTCGTTTTGTTGTGGCTCCGTCGTCGCCGACGATTGGACTACCCTGTTCGAAGGTGACAGCCTCGGCGACTGGAAACCATCACGCGACAACACGCAATTTGCGATTTCCGATGGAGTGATCGTCGGCACGAGCTCCGACCAGACTCATTTTCTGCACACAGTCGAAACGTATGGTGACTTCGAACTCGAATTGGAAGTCAAGCTTCACGACACCGACCTGAATTCAGGCGTTCAAATCCGGACCGCGTTGACTCGTAAGAACCCAAAAGGAGAGCCAAGAGAATCGATCCACGGCCCCCAGGTCGATCTTGGGAGATCTCCCGGACGCAGCGGACACATTTTTAACCAGGGCAATGGTGCCTGGATTACGCCCAAAGAAGACTGGACCCGCAACGAGCTGATGGTCAATGGCGAGTGGAACAAGCTGCGTGTGTTGGCCGTTGGGCCACGAATTCAAACTTGGATTAATGGCAAGCAAGTCGCGGATGTCACTGATGACGAAGCCTACGCAAAGTATCCCTCCGGCGTGATCGCCTTGCAGGTACACGGTGTCAAAAAGTCACCCGAGAGACCACGCCACGTTTCGTTTCGATCCATTCGCATTCGCAGAATCGAATCGTCCAAATAA
- a CDS encoding sulfatase-like hydrolase/transferase, producing the protein MKTHQFICAIFVVAAASGGTPRTLIAAEKPNIVLLFIDDWAWNGSPVAMDDSLVNSRMPVIQMPNIQRLAREGMKFRNAYASPQCSPSRVCVQTGQSSPRNGFTVYMNDRGQEYYDESKQYADFPVVPCVSDMTLDADAVTIPEALKPLDYVSAHIGKWHMRGDPDDEGYVEHDGDTDNKPGNTLSTFAKDGEQKPRRLPENLIDPKLMFSVTEKAIGFMEHQVKADKPFYLQISHYAMHAGQECLPATREKYADHPLVQAWYEANNKHKDTVRIGDDPAVWLGMADDLDGRIGAVLDRIDALGIADKTYVIMVSDNGYRHEELRLQPGLTQPHHGSKWWIWQGGIRVPMIVRGPGIAAGSTFTGNVVNYDFLPTFVDWAGGDARQLEGIDGVSLAKYMAGEKPDDAFLNRNLYFHYPHYRTSMPHSAVVSGQRKLLHFYDQRDVPMLFDLSGDMGEVHNIAAQEPETHRRLFKDMMTYFESVGARIPKPNPEFDASAYQQDKDYPKRKLWGAFTGSRPLEDDET; encoded by the coding sequence ATGAAAACACACCAATTTATTTGTGCAATATTCGTCGTTGCAGCGGCCAGTGGGGGCACGCCACGAACGCTGATCGCCGCCGAAAAACCTAACATCGTACTGCTGTTCATCGACGACTGGGCTTGGAACGGGTCGCCGGTTGCAATGGACGATTCGTTGGTCAACTCGCGAATGCCCGTTATTCAGATGCCCAACATCCAACGCCTGGCTCGCGAAGGCATGAAGTTTCGCAACGCCTATGCATCGCCGCAGTGCTCACCATCTCGCGTCTGCGTGCAGACCGGTCAGTCATCGCCTCGCAACGGCTTCACGGTCTACATGAACGATCGAGGACAGGAGTACTACGACGAGAGCAAGCAGTACGCCGACTTTCCCGTCGTGCCTTGCGTTTCGGACATGACCCTCGACGCCGATGCAGTGACGATCCCCGAAGCACTGAAACCACTCGATTACGTCAGTGCGCACATTGGTAAATGGCACATGCGAGGTGATCCCGACGACGAGGGTTACGTGGAGCACGACGGCGACACTGACAACAAGCCTGGCAATACGTTGAGCACTTTTGCCAAAGACGGCGAGCAGAAACCACGACGACTGCCTGAAAATTTGATCGATCCCAAGTTGATGTTCAGTGTCACCGAAAAGGCGATCGGTTTCATGGAGCATCAGGTCAAGGCAGACAAGCCGTTCTATCTTCAGATCTCACATTACGCCATGCACGCTGGGCAGGAGTGCTTGCCGGCCACGCGGGAGAAATACGCTGATCACCCGCTCGTACAGGCCTGGTATGAAGCCAACAACAAACATAAGGACACGGTTCGTATTGGCGACGACCCTGCGGTTTGGCTCGGCATGGCCGATGACCTCGATGGACGCATCGGTGCCGTACTGGACCGCATCGATGCGCTCGGAATCGCAGACAAAACGTACGTGATAATGGTCTCCGATAATGGCTATCGCCATGAGGAATTGCGTCTTCAGCCCGGTTTGACCCAGCCGCATCACGGGTCCAAGTGGTGGATTTGGCAAGGCGGGATTCGAGTGCCGATGATCGTCAGAGGGCCTGGAATCGCCGCCGGCAGCACGTTCACTGGCAATGTCGTCAACTATGATTTCCTGCCTACGTTTGTTGACTGGGCCGGAGGCGATGCACGCCAACTGGAAGGCATCGACGGCGTCAGTCTGGCTAAATACATGGCGGGTGAGAAACCGGACGATGCCTTTCTGAACCGCAACCTCTACTTCCACTACCCACACTATCGCACCAGCATGCCGCACTCGGCGGTCGTCTCTGGCCAGCGAAAACTATTGCACTTCTATGATCAGCGCGATGTTCCAATGTTATTCGATTTGTCAGGCGACATGGGGGAAGTCCATAACATCGCCGCACAGGAACCGGAAACGCACCGGCGACTATTCAAAGACATGATGACCTATTTTGAGAGTGTTGGCGCAAGGATCCCCAAGCCCAACCCGGAATTCGACGCATCTGCTTACCAGCAGGATAAAGATTACCCAAAACGCAAACTCTGGGGAGCGTTCACCGGAAGCAGACCGCTGGAAGATGACGAGACGTAG
- a CDS encoding sulfatase family protein, whose protein sequence is MYRTLFAISVLCLAATHSHAQSEPRKPNVIFILADDLGYGDLSCYGAEDIATPNIDGMAAEGTKFSSFYVSSVCSPTRASLMTGSHSTRVGIGGVMFPRNNHGLNPDEITLPELLKGQGYATAIIGKWHLGNQDMFQPLNHGFDYCYGTPSSNSQGFYPNIKQYASDCVFRNGYTRENVLELNEAKCPLVRNNVVIEVPADQTQFTQRYTRETIRFITENKRKPFFVYLAHNMPHIPLHASEKFVGSSKRGIYGDTVQELDWSTGEILHSLKRLGLDENTLVFFTSDNGPNTSTGGSAGTLKGGKGSTLEGGVRVPFVARWPDSIPAGAESDEAITVMDLLPTLTRLAGGEVPSDRVIDGKDIWPLLAGKPDSKSPHEAIYYLRGRGVQAIRVGDWKYRVATEKPPKEKRSNRQSVSDSSSKKVSVETLYNLSDDLDEQNNLLAKHPEIAKRLKQRMDDFAKELRANSRPAGVAKPHHSQN, encoded by the coding sequence ATGTACCGGACCCTTTTTGCAATTTCAGTCCTTTGCCTGGCGGCTACGCATTCGCATGCTCAATCGGAGCCGCGAAAGCCGAATGTCATCTTCATCCTTGCGGACGATCTGGGCTATGGCGATCTGTCGTGCTACGGTGCCGAAGACATCGCGACACCGAATATCGACGGGATGGCGGCTGAGGGAACGAAGTTCAGCAGTTTCTACGTTTCGTCTGTCTGTTCTCCGACTCGCGCTTCGCTGATGACGGGAAGCCATTCCACTCGCGTCGGTATCGGCGGTGTGATGTTCCCTCGGAACAATCACGGGCTGAACCCCGATGAGATCACGCTGCCGGAGCTGCTAAAAGGTCAAGGTTATGCCACGGCCATCATTGGCAAGTGGCATCTCGGCAACCAAGACATGTTCCAGCCGCTCAATCACGGGTTTGACTACTGCTACGGAACGCCTTCGTCCAACAGCCAAGGCTTCTATCCCAACATCAAGCAGTATGCTTCCGATTGCGTGTTTCGCAATGGCTACACCCGCGAGAACGTTCTCGAATTGAACGAAGCAAAATGTCCACTCGTGCGGAACAACGTCGTCATCGAAGTTCCCGCGGATCAGACGCAGTTCACTCAGCGGTACACCCGCGAGACCATCCGCTTCATCACCGAGAACAAGCGCAAGCCGTTCTTCGTATACCTGGCGCACAACATGCCGCACATTCCGCTGCATGCATCCGAGAAGTTTGTCGGCAGCAGCAAGCGAGGTATTTACGGTGACACGGTTCAAGAACTCGACTGGAGTACCGGCGAAATTCTGCATTCACTGAAAAGACTCGGGCTCGATGAGAACACCCTGGTCTTCTTCACGTCCGACAACGGTCCGAACACCAGCACAGGTGGCAGTGCCGGAACGTTGAAAGGGGGCAAAGGCTCGACTCTGGAGGGAGGCGTACGAGTCCCGTTCGTTGCTCGCTGGCCAGACAGTATTCCTGCGGGCGCTGAATCTGACGAAGCGATTACGGTCATGGATTTGCTGCCGACGCTGACGCGGCTCGCCGGCGGAGAGGTTCCCAGCGACCGCGTGATTGACGGAAAAGACATCTGGCCGCTACTGGCCGGAAAGCCGGATTCCAAATCACCCCACGAAGCCATTTACTATCTGCGAGGCCGGGGCGTGCAGGCAATCCGCGTCGGCGATTGGAAGTACCGAGTCGCGACCGAAAAACCACCGAAGGAAAAGAGATCAAATCGACAATCCGTCAGCGACAGCAGCTCGAAGAAGGTCAGCGTCGAGACGCTATACAACCTGAGCGACGATCTCGACGAACAAAACAACCTGCTTGCAAAACACCCCGAGATCGCCAAACGGCTGAAGCAGCGAATGGATGATTTCGCAAAAGAGCTCCGCGCCAACTCGAGACCTGCGGGAGTAGCAAAACCTCACCACAGCCAGAATTGA